A stretch of DNA from Dehalobacterium formicoaceticum:
CCCTGCAAAAAATCATGAAGCAGGACAAGGAACGGTTTATTGTGCCCAAAGGTGTCCAACAGGCAATTCCCATCAGCGCTATCTGGCCGGATGGGATTTTTCGCGTGGGCAACAAATTTTCCAAATCCTATCGCTTTGAGGATATAAACTATGCGGTAGCATCCAAAGAAGACAAGGAAGCAATGTTTTTGTCCTATTCGGAGCTTTTAAATTCCTTTGACAGCGGAGCAACCACCAAAATCACCATCAACAACCGCAGACTGAATAAAGCCGACTTTGAAAGCTCCATTCTGATCCCGTTAAAAGATGACAGGCTGGACGAGTACCGCAGAGAATATAACCGGATGCTTTTGGATAAAGCCACAGGCGCAAACAGCATTGTGCAGGATAAGTATGTCACCGTATCAGTAATGAAGAAAAATATTGAGGAAGCAAGGAACTACTTTTCCCGCATCGGCACCGACTTGATTACCCATTTTTCCCACCTGGGATCAAAGTGTGTGGAACTGGACGCCACCGACCGCCTGCGTATCCTGCACGATTTTTTCCGCGCTGGAGAAGAAACGGACTTTCATTTCGACCTGTCCGCTACCATGAGAAAAGGACACAATTTCAAGGATTTCATCTGTCCTGACACCTTTGAATTTGAAAAAGATCACTTCCGTATTGGAAACAAATATGGGCGTGTCATCTTCCTGCGCGAGTATGCCAGCTACATCAAGGACAGCATGGTATCCGAGCTTTGCGACCTGAACCGCAATATGATGTTATCGCTTGACATTATCCCTATTCCAACCGATGAAGCCGTGCGGGAAGTGGAAAATCGGCTGCTCGGTGTGGAAACCAACATTACAAATTGGCAGAGGCGGCAGAATCAAAGCAACAACTTTTCTGCTGTTGTGCCTTACGACATGGAGCAGCAGCGCAAGGAAAGCAAGGAATTTCTCGACGACCTGACCACCCGCGACCAAAGGATGATGTTTGCCGTTTTGACGATGGTGCATATAGCAGACAGCAAAGAGCAGCTTGACAGCGATACAGAAACCCTGCTTACCAACGCTCGAAAGCATCTTTGCCAATTTTCTACCCTGACATTCCAACAAATGGACGGACTGAACACAGTGTTGCCCTTTGGCCTGCGGAAAATTGACGCCATCCGTACACTGACTACAGAAAGCACGGCAGTATTTATCCCGTTCCGGGCGCAGGAGATTTCCCACAGTGGTGGTATCTACTATGGTCAAAACGTTATCAGTAAAAACATGATCATTGCCAACCGTAAGCACCTGCTCAACGGAAACTCCTTTATTTTAGGTGTTTCCGGCTCCGGTAAGAGCTTTACCGCCAAGAGGGAAATCGTCAATCAAATTCTTTCCAGCGATGACGACATCATCCTGATTGACCCGGAGCGCGAATACTCATCGCTTGTCAAGGCGATGGGCGGCGAAATTATCCATATCTCGGCAACCTCTCCGAATCACATTAACGCAATGGATATGAGCAAAGACTACGGCGACGGCGCAAACCCAGTCATCCTCAAATCCGAATTTGTCCTTTCCTTGTGCGAGCAGTTAATCGGAGGGCATAACCTGGGCGCAAAGCAGAAATCTTTAATTGACCGCTGCACTGCCAGCGTCTACCGGACGTATCTGCAAAGCAATTACCGTGATAAGCTGCCAACCTTGCAGGACTTTCATGCGGAGCTGCTGAAACAGTCGGAACCGGAAGCACAGGAAATCGCCCTTGCTATCGAGCTGTTTACCAGCGGCAGCCTGAACACCTTTGCCAAGCCTACCAACGTGGATGTCAACAACCGCCTGATTTGCTATGACATCCTTGACCTGGGCAAGCAGCTCCTTCCCATCGGGATGCTGGTGGTTCTGGACAGCATCTTGAACCGTATTACACAGAACCGTGCGAAAGGCAAAAACACCTTCATTATCATTGATGAAATCTATCTGCTGTTCCAGCATGAGTACAGCGCCAACTTCCTGTTCACGCTCTGGAAGCGTGTCCGAAAGTACGGCGCTTTTTGTACGGGAATCACTCAAAACGTGGACGATCTTCTGCAGAGCCATACGGCCCGCACCATGTTGGCAAACAGCGAGTTTATTGTCATGCTCAACCAGGCTTCCACGGACAGAATGGAGCTTGCCAAGCTCCTGAACATTTCCGACCTTCAGCTTTCCTACATCACCAACGTGGATGCGGGGAACGGTCTGATTAAGGTGGGCAGTTCCCTTGTGCCCTTTACCGATCAATTCCCGCGCAATACCAAGCTCTATAACCTGATGACCACCAAGCCGGGCGAACAGGCCCAAATCTGACAGAACCTTATACATGCAAACGGCTGGCCGTACCTTCGGTCAGCCGTTCATCTATCTTATGAAGGAGGAAAACACAATGGAAACCATACGGTTTGCAAGTAAGGAGCATAAGGCTTTTTATTGCGAAATGCTTATTAAAACCCGCAATGACGACGCCTATCATCGGGCATTTTTCTATGCGATGGGAATTTGTGCTGAGACAAGACGCAATATTCGATCACTCTTTGACTTCAAAAACGGCGGAATTAACCCGGATGGTCTTTCGGACCCGTGGCAGACGGGCAGTACGCGCCGCCTGTGCCGCTTGGCCTTTAACCTCTGGAACGGCTTTACGGAGGAAGGAAAAGAAAACCGTTCCACACCCTATGAGTTGTTTGACTGCGGCTTTGCACCGTACTTTTTTGAGGCTATCCGTCTGCGCTATCCCGAATATTGCCGAAGCATGGAGTGCACCATCCGTCAATCCGCAATGGAACGGTAAAATCAGCAAAATTTTGAAAGGAGGCGCGCGCGGTGAAAGAGATCAAAACCAAACAAACCCTAAAGGATATTAAGGCACTGGATAAGACGACAGACGTGTCCCGCAGGATGAAAAATGCCTATATCCGCACCAAAGACCAAGCAGAACATCTCGGACATAACGATAACGGCAACTATGTGGATGATGCCGGGAATAACATCCATGAGGGTGCAAAAGTTGTTATCCAGGAAACCGGACATACCGCAGGAAACTACGGCAAAAAGGCAGTTGAAAAAATAAAGGACCGTCGCGCTCCGGATGCAGATGCTCCTCGTTACCACGATTCAAACGGTGAGAATGTGCGGCAGACCCCCACAAGTGAAGTGAAGGAATCAGCACACAGGGATGTTGTCCAGACTAAAACAAAACCGGCAACGGAACTGAACACAACTTCGGTCAAAGCAAAGGAAGCAGTAAATCAGAACGTTTCCCAACCCGGAGCAAAGCAGGCGGCAAAACACAATGCTATCCCATCCAAGGCAAAGGAAACCATAAAACGGAAAGTTACCCTGTCCAGACCAAGCGAATTAGCAAAACGCAGGTTCGTTCTAAGCAGAGCGAAACAGCGATTTTCTCAAACCATTGAAATCCGGATGGCAAATCAAAATATCGGTCAAATACAATCACAACAGATATCCGAGCGAATACCTGCTCAACGTCCCCTTTTTCAACCAGCCAGGAAAGCAGCGGCACAAACCCTCCACACCTCCGTTAAAATAGGACGCACCATAAAGCAATCTGTCGAAACTGGCGGCAAAACCCTAAAAGAAGCCGCTAAAGGTACGATTAAACCAACGCAAAGATCGGTTAAAACCGCCGAGCATACTGCTAAAGCTGCTGTTAAAACTTCACAGGCAGCGGCAAAAACCGCCGCCAAAACCGCACAGGCTGCTCAAAGAGCGGCCCAGACTGCACGATTAGCGGCAAAAGCGGCGGCTGTTTCTGCAAAGACAGCAGTTAAGGCAATGCTGTCTGCTATAAAGGCGATCATCGCGGCAGCCAAGGGCCTGACCGCCTTGATTGCCGCTGGCGGCTGGATAGCAGTGACGATTATTCTTGTGATATGTCTTGCGGGGCTTTTATTAGGCTCAGCATTCGGAATATTCTATTCCAATGAAAGCCCCGGCGGGAACACTCCGGTTATGTCGGAGGTGGTCAATCAGCTTAACAATGAATTTGCGGCAAAAATAGAACAGATAGAAAATGAAAATCCACATGACACCCTGGAGCTGTCCGGTAGCAATAGCATCTCCGCAAGCCAGTGGCGGGAAATCTTGGCGGTCTATGCGGTAAAAGTAACCGTCGATCCGGAAAACGGCATGGAGGTTACCACCCTCGACGATGCCAAGGTGGGCATCCTGCGGGACGTCTTTTGGGATATGAACAAAATCGACTATTGGATAGAAACTATTGTACATGAGGAAACCGTAACTACCACTGACGAGGATGGCAATGAAACCACGGAAACTATCACCACCACCGAAACCATCCTGCATATCAATGTGAGATCCAAATCCCATACGCACATGATTGCTGAGTACGGTTTCAATACGCAACAGGTAAAAATGCTAAACGAGTTAATGCAGGATGAATATCAGCAACTGTTTATACAGCTTATCGGCAGTTAGACGGATGTTGCCTGCCCCCACAGGAAATCGCGGTCCTGACGGAAAACGTGGGAAAACAAATAAAATAGTTTAATGACCAAATTATGAAAGGTGGAAAAGCGGATGAACTTTGAAGAATTCAAGGAAATGGAATATATAAAATGCGTGGGTTTATTAGCTGAGTTGATTGACCTGGACGCGGATACAAAAGAAAAAATCCATAAGAGCTTTCAAAATATAGGGATTAAAAACTTCTTTCTTCACCTTGAATCGGTGGACTTGCCTACTGAGATTTCCGAGAAGTTGAAAAGCATAAAAACCATTATTGAAATAGTTGATGTAAAAAGGGGGCGGGCATAACATGAAGCAGGATATATTGCATACCGAAAATTTTTTAAAAGGGCTGACAACTTTAACAGGTCTACCCTACAAAAAAGTTCAGCAGTATGTAAAAGAAAATAACCCCTTTAACATCTTAGAGCACCCCCACATTATGGAACCAAATGAGAAGCAGCTTGAAAAGATAGGGCTGCTTAATGAATTCATTGCCTCTTACAACATTCTGAAAATCTATGAAAGCAATGAGAAGGTCATGCTTAATTCATCAACCATAGCAGGCCAATATTTTTTAGCCCTTTTGGGAGGAATGAAGGATAAAGAAAGGTTTATGGTTGCATTTTTAGACAGCGGCAACAACATCATCGAAACAAAGACTATGTCGGAAGGGAGTATCGGACAAACAGCGGTGTATCCAAGGGAAATATTAAAATATACCCTTGCCTGTGATTGCAATACAATGATTTTAGCCCATAATCATCCCGGAGGGTCCAAAAATTTTTCTCCGGAGGATAGGGCATTGACACAAAGAATGGTTGACATTTTTCATCCCCTTGAGATCAAAATTCTGGATCACATAATTGTTGGCGGCGGAAGCTATACTTCTATGGCGGAAAAAGGGATTATCCCCTGCCAGAGCAAAGGTACAGCAAATTATGAAATGATAACATTAGGTCCAATACCTGCGGAAGAAAAGCGGAATAGGTTTAAACATACACACTCGCGTTAAATATTCTATCAAATAATCAACAAGAGAAAAGTGGTGTTAAAAAATGAAAGATTGGTTTTACAGGCTAGCCCCCGTTATCTTATCGGTAACGGGGTTTCCCATAATTATCTGCCTGTTTTTTATACATGATATTTTATATGACCGGTGGCAATGGATGTTCTGGCTGATACTATTGCTTTTCAATGTGTGTTCAGGTGTCCTGATGGGTACACTTGTTAAAAAGCTTTACCATGGGGTAAGCAAAGACCCATTAACAGGCTTGTATAATAGGCGGTGCTTTTACGACAGGATCGACTATGAAATAGAAAAAATGAAGCGTACAAAATTGCCGTTATCGTTTGCATTAATAGACATAGACAATTTCAAAACTATTAACGATACCTATGGGCATCTGGAGGGTGATAAGGTTCTGGTAGAGCTTGCCAGAATATTTAAAACGCAGGCCAGGTCGGGCGACACCATTGTCCGTTGGGGTGGTGAAGAATTTGCCATGATTTTACCTGAAACCGATAAAAGCGGAGTTTTGGCTTTTGCTGAACGTATCAGGAAGTTAGTAGAATTCTCAAACTGCAAGTATAAAATAACCGTCTGCATAGGAATTACAACAGTCTATCAAGAGCATGATGCAGAAAAAATCATGTCCGTAGCCGACAGAGCATTATATAAAGCAAAAGAAAAGAAGAACGCGGTTGTATATGGCGTTTTCAACAATATTACCACCTGAAGCAGGGTCCTATTCAGGTGGTAATTTACATTAGTTTAGGTGTTTTTTCATGAAATGTCCTTTTTCCATATTTTAATAATGTCATTGGGAATAATATCATGCTTTACACACATTTCACATTGAAGACTGTAACCATTTTTAAAAACAAATTTTTGTATTCCATAATTAATCATTTCCTTGCATATATTGATAACCTGAAAATCCATTGAATCCGATATATTCAAGCAGCATTCAATGACAGTTGGAATACCTATTTTTTGTAGTATTGGATAAACAATATCCTTTACAGGCCATGTAGCTCTTCTTGTTACCTCTCCGCCAAAAAATTTAA
This window harbors:
- a CDS encoding VirB4-like conjugal transfer ATPase, CD1110 family, with product MIKTLQKIMKQDKERFIVPKGVQQAIPISAIWPDGIFRVGNKFSKSYRFEDINYAVASKEDKEAMFLSYSELLNSFDSGATTKITINNRRLNKADFESSILIPLKDDRLDEYRREYNRMLLDKATGANSIVQDKYVTVSVMKKNIEEARNYFSRIGTDLITHFSHLGSKCVELDATDRLRILHDFFRAGEETDFHFDLSATMRKGHNFKDFICPDTFEFEKDHFRIGNKYGRVIFLREYASYIKDSMVSELCDLNRNMMLSLDIIPIPTDEAVREVENRLLGVETNITNWQRRQNQSNNFSAVVPYDMEQQRKESKEFLDDLTTRDQRMMFAVLTMVHIADSKEQLDSDTETLLTNARKHLCQFSTLTFQQMDGLNTVLPFGLRKIDAIRTLTTESTAVFIPFRAQEISHSGGIYYGQNVISKNMIIANRKHLLNGNSFILGVSGSGKSFTAKREIVNQILSSDDDIILIDPEREYSSLVKAMGGEIIHISATSPNHINAMDMSKDYGDGANPVILKSEFVLSLCEQLIGGHNLGAKQKSLIDRCTASVYRTYLQSNYRDKLPTLQDFHAELLKQSEPEAQEIALAIELFTSGSLNTFAKPTNVDVNNRLICYDILDLGKQLLPIGMLVVLDSILNRITQNRAKGKNTFIIIDEIYLLFQHEYSANFLFTLWKRVRKYGAFCTGITQNVDDLLQSHTARTMLANSEFIVMLNQASTDRMELAKLLNISDLQLSYITNVDAGNGLIKVGSSLVPFTDQFPRNTKLYNLMTTKPGEQAQI
- a CDS encoding DUF6075 family protein; the encoded protein is METIRFASKEHKAFYCEMLIKTRNDDAYHRAFFYAMGICAETRRNIRSLFDFKNGGINPDGLSDPWQTGSTRRLCRLAFNLWNGFTEEGKENRSTPYELFDCGFAPYFFEAIRLRYPEYCRSMECTIRQSAMER
- a CDS encoding JAB domain-containing protein, producing MKQDILHTENFLKGLTTLTGLPYKKVQQYVKENNPFNILEHPHIMEPNEKQLEKIGLLNEFIASYNILKIYESNEKVMLNSSTIAGQYFLALLGGMKDKERFMVAFLDSGNNIIETKTMSEGSIGQTAVYPREILKYTLACDCNTMILAHNHPGGSKNFSPEDRALTQRMVDIFHPLEIKILDHIIVGGGSYTSMAEKGIIPCQSKGTANYEMITLGPIPAEEKRNRFKHTHSR
- a CDS encoding GGDEF domain-containing protein — its product is MKDWFYRLAPVILSVTGFPIIICLFFIHDILYDRWQWMFWLILLLFNVCSGVLMGTLVKKLYHGVSKDPLTGLYNRRCFYDRIDYEIEKMKRTKLPLSFALIDIDNFKTINDTYGHLEGDKVLVELARIFKTQARSGDTIVRWGGEEFAMILPETDKSGVLAFAERIRKLVEFSNCKYKITVCIGITTVYQEHDAEKIMSVADRALYKAKEKKNAVVYGVFNNITT